Within the Cetobacterium sp. 8H genome, the region GATTTGCCGCAAAGTTGTGTTAACATTTAGACATATAACAGAACTTAAAGATTTTAAAAAGAACTTAAAGAATGTAAAAAGAACGATTGGAGGACTAATGAGTATTGAATTGACAAAATCACATAAATTTTTTAAAAAATTTTTAAAAGAGTTTGCAGAAAAAGAAATTTTATCTTTAGCAAAAGAAATTGATGAAACGGGGAATTTTCCAAAAAAAACTTTTGAAAAATTATCAAAACTTGGATTAACAGGAATACACACTCCTTTAGAATTTGGAGGAGCTGGTGCGGATGAGATTGCTAAAGTTATTGCAGTAGAGGAACTTTCAAAAAAATGTGCAACAACAGGAGCGATATTATCAATTCATCTACTATTTGGAGAATTAATAAAAAAATTTGGAAACGAAAATCAGAAACTAAAATACTTACCAATGATGTCTGAAGGAGGAAAATTAGGAGCATTTGCTTTAACAGAACCGAATGCGGGCTCAGATGCAGGCTCGGTAAAAACAATAGCAATTTCTGATGGAGATCATTATGTAATCAATGGAACTAAGTGTTTTATAACTGGAGGTGGACAAGCAGAATCGTTAGTTTTAATTGCATCTACAGATCCTAGTAAACAACTAAAAGGATTATCAGCTATTATAGTAGACAAAGGGACGCCAGGATTTTCTATAGGTAAAATAGAAGATAAAATGGGAATAAGAGGTTCAGAAACAGTAGAGCTTATTTTTGAAAATTGTAGAGTTCCTAAATCGAATCTTCTTGGAAAAGAAGGAGAAGGATTTAAAATATCTATGATTGGACTTGATGGAGCAAGGATAGGA harbors:
- the acrC gene encoding acryloyl-CoA reductase translates to MSIELTKSHKFFKKFLKEFAEKEILSLAKEIDETGNFPKKTFEKLSKLGLTGIHTPLEFGGAGADEIAKVIAVEELSKKCATTGAILSIHLLFGELIKKFGNENQKLKYLPMMSEGGKLGAFALTEPNAGSDAGSVKTIAISDGDHYVINGTKCFITGGGQAESLVLIASTDPSKQLKGLSAIIVDKGTPGFSIGKIEDKMGIRGSETVELIFENCRVPKSNLLGKEGEGFKISMIGLDGARIGVGAQALGIAEGALEEAIKYSKERSQFGKPISSFQGISWYIADMATQIEAAKHMIYYAARLKQEGKPHSKEAAMCKYFASETAKFVTDKALQIHGGYGYMKEYPLERMLRDAKITEIYEGTSEIHKIVIAKHVIG